One Acinetobacter pullicarnis genomic region harbors:
- a CDS encoding lytic transglycosylase domain-containing protein, whose amino-acid sequence MIFAAASMTYAAEESFNNALRIASSGNVSQLAQYSESMQNDVLGYYPEYWTLNSNLGFQPASNIVSFAQRYPQSAMAEKLAADFVEEKVKQSDFAGAQSVLPFVSNPDQAESCAVAQVRAKMGDPLVFAEYNDVWLATNNQPESCHGLGRLMLSSPLMTTENRQQRLYAQLRAGQSGPAIATAQSLGINLSLAQFNQIQANPQGYLWTAPKNNLNDYAYLVFALGRTADTDLTTALQSMPRLVEGVPPEVQKYIYRTVAYIGGTTVMKNNFNREVLTNFDASYGMPFTPEESEVYARQAIRFGSWESVIRAIDSMSVTQKQEDRWQYWLARASEQRADSQSKRTAQDIYKRLASSGDDYHNLLAKDHLGQRYGGKSPNEEPSSNDLQRLDRDIHFRRAFTLRNINAPANYVNREWNWAVRQAYLKHDDGLILAAAKRASDMGWYDRAIYAADRTEKKHNHVYKYATPHQSTVVNHSRNAGIDPAWAYGLMRQESRFVSSAKSHVGAGGIMQIMPNTAKLIAKQMGETYNPAALSDTNTNIRYGTFYLSTIQSQLSSNPVLATAGYNAGPNRAKRWQPDQQGLAADQYTESIPLNETRDYVKNVMTNAVHYGILLNQGPQAIESRMPMIPMRNP is encoded by the coding sequence ATGATCTTCGCTGCTGCATCAATGACATACGCAGCTGAAGAATCTTTTAATAATGCGTTACGTATTGCAAGCAGTGGGAATGTGAGCCAGTTGGCACAGTATAGCGAATCAATGCAAAATGATGTGCTGGGCTATTATCCCGAATATTGGACACTCAATTCCAATCTTGGCTTTCAACCTGCAAGTAATATTGTCAGTTTTGCACAACGCTATCCGCAGTCCGCAATGGCTGAAAAACTGGCAGCAGATTTTGTTGAAGAAAAAGTAAAACAATCTGATTTTGCGGGTGCACAGTCTGTTCTACCTTTTGTGAGCAATCCTGATCAGGCCGAGAGCTGTGCTGTTGCACAAGTCCGCGCCAAGATGGGTGATCCATTGGTTTTTGCCGAATATAATGATGTTTGGTTGGCCACCAACAACCAGCCTGAATCATGTCACGGTTTGGGTCGCTTAATGCTATCTAGCCCATTGATGACCACAGAAAATCGTCAGCAACGCTTATATGCACAATTACGTGCAGGCCAGTCGGGTCCAGCGATTGCAACCGCACAAAGCTTGGGTATAAATCTATCTTTGGCTCAATTCAATCAAATTCAAGCCAATCCACAAGGCTATCTGTGGACGGCACCTAAAAACAATTTAAATGACTATGCCTATTTGGTATTTGCTTTAGGGCGTACTGCAGATACGGACTTAACCACTGCCTTACAATCGATGCCACGCTTGGTGGAGGGTGTGCCACCCGAAGTACAAAAATATATCTATCGTACAGTGGCCTACATTGGTGGGACCACGGTGATGAAAAATAATTTTAATCGTGAGGTGTTGACCAACTTTGATGCCAGTTATGGGATGCCATTCACGCCTGAAGAATCTGAGGTATATGCGCGTCAAGCGATTCGTTTCGGCAGTTGGGAAAGTGTGATTCGCGCCATAGACAGCATGAGTGTGACGCAGAAACAAGAAGATCGCTGGCAGTATTGGTTGGCGCGTGCTTCTGAGCAGCGTGCAGACAGTCAGTCAAAACGGACTGCACAAGATATTTATAAGCGTTTGGCCAGTTCCGGTGATGATTACCATAATTTATTGGCCAAAGATCATTTAGGTCAGCGCTATGGCGGTAAATCGCCAAATGAAGAACCATCAAGCAATGATTTACAACGACTTGATCGAGATATTCATTTCCGCCGTGCATTTACCTTACGCAATATCAATGCACCAGCCAATTATGTGAATCGTGAGTGGAATTGGGCTGTGCGCCAAGCTTATTTAAAACATGATGATGGATTGATTTTAGCTGCGGCAAAACGTGCATCGGATATGGGTTGGTATGACCGCGCGATCTATGCTGCTGATCGAACAGAGAAAAAACACAACCATGTTTATAAATATGCGACACCGCATCAGAGCACTGTAGTCAATCATAGCCGTAATGCTGGGATCGATCCTGCTTGGGCTTACGGGTTAATGCGCCAAGAAAGCCGTTTTGTCAGTTCTGCAAAATCACATGTTGGTGCTGGTGGGATTATGCAAATTATGCCGAACACAGCAAAATTGATTGCAAAACAAATGGGTGAGACCTATAACCCCGCAGCATTATCCGATACCAATACCAATATTCGCTATGGCACCTTTTATTTATCAACGATTCAGTCTCAACTGAGCTCAAATCCCGTGTTGGCAACCGCTGGTTATAACGCTGGTCCGAATCGTGCTAAACGCTGGCAACCCGATCAACAAGGTTTGGCAGCAGATCAATATACTGAATCAATTCCATTGAATGAAACACGTGATTACGTCAAAAATGTGATGACCAATGCGGTGCATTATGGAATTTTACTTAATCAAGGTCCGCAAGCAATCGAAAGCCGTATGCCAATGATTCCTATGCGTAATCCCTAA
- the miaB gene encoding tRNA (N6-isopentenyl adenosine(37)-C2)-methylthiotransferase MiaB → MTVQTFIPNVAKAASENTVSQPQHTPAFEAVKKLYIETQGCQMNEYDSHRMADLLGDSHGYILTTDPSDADILLMNTCSIREKAQEKVFSELGRWRKLKEKNPDLVIGVGGCVASQEGDNIQKRAPYVDMIFGPQTLHRLPQMLDQHHDQIEKPKKEKIKLIDISFPDIEKFDFLPEPRVEGYKAFVSIMEGCSKYCSFCVVPYTRGEEVSRPLDDVLAEIAVLAEKGVREVSLLGQNVNGYRGETFDGEICTFDQLLRLVAEIPGIGRLRYTTSHPLEFSEALIQCYRDLPQMVSHLHLPVQSGSNDVLQAMKRNHTIDVYIDKIAKLRKVRPDMHLSSDFIIGFPGETDENFAETYQFIQDLDFDHSYSFIYSKRPGTPAAEIEDSIPESVKKERLSKVQHWIKQSSIRKTDAMLGSIQRVLVEKVSDKDPNILMGTADNTRLVTFIGDPTWVGRFAEIEITEIKTLNLVYGELLNLEPDVA, encoded by the coding sequence ATGACGGTTCAAACCTTCATCCCCAATGTTGCCAAAGCTGCTTCAGAAAACACTGTTTCCCAGCCACAGCACACCCCAGCCTTCGAAGCCGTAAAAAAGCTATATATCGAAACGCAAGGGTGTCAGATGAATGAGTATGACAGTCACCGCATGGCAGATTTACTCGGTGATTCACACGGTTATATCTTAACAACCGATCCGAGTGACGCAGATATTTTACTGATGAACACTTGTTCGATTCGTGAAAAAGCACAAGAAAAAGTGTTCTCGGAACTCGGCCGCTGGCGCAAGTTGAAAGAAAAAAATCCAGACTTAGTGATTGGCGTTGGCGGCTGTGTTGCCTCACAAGAAGGCGACAACATTCAAAAACGTGCGCCCTATGTCGACATGATCTTTGGCCCACAAACCTTACATCGCTTACCGCAGATGCTTGATCAACATCATGATCAAATTGAAAAGCCGAAAAAAGAAAAAATTAAGCTGATTGATATTTCTTTTCCCGATATTGAAAAGTTTGACTTTTTGCCAGAACCACGCGTTGAAGGTTATAAAGCCTTTGTTTCAATTATGGAAGGCTGTTCAAAATACTGCTCTTTCTGTGTAGTGCCCTACACCCGTGGTGAAGAAGTTTCACGCCCACTCGACGATGTTTTGGCTGAAATAGCCGTGCTCGCTGAAAAAGGGGTACGTGAAGTGAGCTTATTGGGGCAAAACGTCAATGGCTATCGTGGTGAAACTTTCGATGGTGAAATCTGCACTTTTGATCAGTTGCTACGCCTTGTTGCTGAAATTCCTGGGATTGGTCGTTTACGCTATACCACGTCACACCCATTAGAGTTTTCAGAAGCGCTGATCCAATGTTACCGCGACTTACCGCAAATGGTTTCACATCTACACTTACCAGTACAAAGTGGTTCAAATGATGTGTTGCAAGCCATGAAACGCAATCACACGATTGATGTTTATATCGATAAAATTGCCAAACTGCGTAAAGTTCGTCCCGATATGCATTTATCAAGTGACTTTATTATTGGCTTCCCTGGTGAAACCGATGAGAACTTTGCGGAAACCTATCAGTTTATCCAAGATTTAGACTTCGACCACTCTTATAGCTTTATTTACTCGAAGCGCCCAGGTACGCCAGCCGCTGAGATTGAAGATAGCATTCCAGAAAGCGTTAAAAAAGAACGACTCTCGAAAGTCCAACACTGGATTAAACAATCAAGTATTCGAAAAACTGATGCCATGTTAGGCAGTATCCAACGAGTATTGGTCGAAAAAGTTTCAGACAAAGACCCGAATATTCTGATGGGTACGGCAGACAATACGCGTTTGGTGACCTTTATCGGTGATCCAACGTGGGTCGGTCGCTTCGCTGAAATTGAAATTACTGAAATAAAAACTTTAAATTTAGTTTATGGCGAACTCTTGAATCTTGAACCCGACGTGGCGTAA
- a CDS encoding PhoH family protein: MTTAIRRTVAFPGVSIERLKRMLGAYNGHLKQIEQRLDVKISHRGDAFYLDGDLDTVERAESLLQRLHNEAETSPQISADTLHLMIQGSQTDHELQLDPEQEHTGLDEVWLQTRKGRINPRGANQKRYVQRILQSDISFGIGPAGTGKTYLAVAAAVDLLERNEIQRILLVRPAVEAGEKLGFLPGDLSQKIDPYLRPLYDALYEMLGFEKVAKLIERQIIEVAPLAYMRGRTLNHAFVILDEAQNTTPEQMKMFLTRLGYGSRAVITGDITQVDLPRGQQSGLAHALRVIEGVTEIHITRFHSRDVVRHQLVQKIVEAYEGWDSEQYRLSAEGRAERKARQEALISANDEAADAQHQDPSSKHV, encoded by the coding sequence TTGACTACAGCGATTCGACGTACAGTAGCATTTCCTGGTGTTTCGATAGAACGTTTGAAACGTATGCTTGGGGCATACAATGGTCATTTGAAACAAATAGAACAACGATTAGATGTCAAAATTTCTCATCGAGGTGATGCATTTTACCTCGATGGGGATCTCGATACCGTTGAGCGGGCGGAAAGCCTGCTACAACGCCTACACAATGAAGCAGAAACCTCCCCTCAAATCAGCGCAGACACCTTGCATCTTATGATTCAAGGCAGTCAAACCGACCACGAACTTCAACTTGATCCAGAACAAGAACATACAGGTTTAGATGAAGTATGGTTACAGACCCGTAAAGGCCGTATTAATCCACGTGGCGCCAACCAAAAGCGCTATGTACAACGTATTCTACAAAGTGATATTTCGTTCGGTATCGGCCCTGCCGGTACTGGTAAAACCTATCTGGCAGTCGCAGCTGCGGTTGATTTACTTGAACGCAATGAAATTCAACGGATTCTGTTGGTTCGACCAGCAGTTGAAGCGGGTGAGAAACTCGGTTTTTTACCTGGTGACCTTTCACAGAAAATCGATCCTTATTTGCGCCCACTCTATGATGCATTGTATGAAATGCTTGGTTTTGAAAAAGTTGCCAAACTGATCGAACGCCAAATCATTGAAGTTGCACCACTGGCCTATATGCGCGGTCGTACACTCAATCATGCATTTGTGATCTTAGATGAAGCGCAAAATACCACTCCAGAACAAATGAAAATGTTTCTGACCCGCTTGGGCTACGGCTCGCGTGCGGTGATTACGGGTGATATTACCCAGGTTGACTTACCTCGCGGTCAACAATCAGGGCTAGCACATGCTTTACGTGTCATTGAAGGCGTTACTGAGATTCATATCACTCGCTTCCATTCACGTGATGTCGTGCGACACCAATTGGTACAAAAAATTGTCGAAGCCTATGAAGGCTGGGACAGTGAACAATATCGACTTTCTGCTGAAGGCCGTGCAGAACGTAAAGCACGTCAAGAAGCGTTGATCAGTGCCAATGATGAAGCAGCAGATGCGCAGCACCAAGATCCTTCTTCAAAACATGTATAA
- the ybeY gene encoding rRNA maturation RNase YbeY has protein sequence MKLSLSLQQTFQAPELVLKRPYLKKVIETTLRHIDIDQDCEIGIACVDHDESQRLNLAYREKDKSTNVLSFSSDLPEDVLEMLDAWPMGDLVICIPVVLTEALEQQKSPLEHFSHMLVHGVLHLMGYDHETSEADAVEMEALEIEVLAKLGLKNPYTVQEN, from the coding sequence TTGAAACTTAGTTTATCCTTGCAACAAACGTTTCAAGCACCTGAATTGGTGCTGAAACGCCCTTATCTCAAAAAAGTTATTGAAACGACATTACGCCATATTGATATCGATCAAGATTGTGAAATCGGTATTGCGTGTGTTGATCATGATGAAAGCCAGCGCTTAAACCTTGCCTATCGTGAAAAAGACAAATCAACCAATGTGCTGTCTTTTTCAAGTGACCTCCCAGAAGACGTACTGGAGATGTTAGATGCATGGCCAATGGGTGACTTGGTGATTTGTATTCCCGTGGTTTTAACCGAAGCCCTTGAACAGCAGAAATCACCGTTAGAACATTTTAGTCATATGTTGGTGCATGGCGTGCTGCACTTGATGGGTTATGACCATGAAACCAGTGAAGCAGATGCGGTTGAAATGGAAGCACTGGAAATCGAAGTTTTAGCCAAATTAGGTTTAAAAAACCCATATACCGTTCAAGAAAACTAA
- a CDS encoding DUF3108 domain-containing protein: MANYQLKSLGLAVSSASVLLLCSLSSTSFAMSPFNASYQFSYNGKNMGSATRVLTQNGNNWTYNFSAKAAAMASATETSRFTFSNGAISSNSFSRTSKILVHSNKLNISFNPSTKIISTQKDDKARSFPWKAGVLDELNAELQVREDLKAAGLKSAYFIADAKSVDTRQFVKLGNETIKTSYGTFETVKVLLKHDKADKNSIFWLAPKLDYLPVKMSHQDGKTSYGLLLTNYKN, translated from the coding sequence ATGGCAAATTACCAATTGAAATCATTGGGTTTAGCAGTAAGTTCAGCCAGCGTATTGTTACTATGCAGTCTCTCAAGTACCAGTTTTGCAATGAGCCCCTTCAATGCCAGCTACCAATTTTCCTATAACGGCAAAAATATGGGATCCGCAACCCGCGTACTCACTCAAAATGGCAACAATTGGACCTACAACTTTTCAGCCAAAGCTGCGGCAATGGCATCTGCAACAGAAACCAGCCGCTTTACTTTTAGCAATGGTGCAATCAGTTCCAATAGCTTTAGCCGCACCAGCAAAATTTTAGTCCATAGCAATAAACTGAATATCAGCTTCAACCCAAGTACCAAAATCATCAGCACACAAAAAGATGATAAAGCCCGTTCTTTCCCATGGAAAGCAGGTGTGTTGGATGAACTTAATGCCGAATTACAAGTGCGTGAAGATCTGAAAGCTGCAGGTTTAAAAAGCGCATATTTTATTGCCGATGCTAAATCTGTAGATACCCGCCAATTTGTCAAACTGGGCAATGAAACCATTAAAACAAGCTATGGTACTTTTGAAACCGTCAAAGTTTTACTCAAGCATGACAAGGCCGACAAGAACTCAATTTTTTGGTTAGCACCGAAGTTAGACTACCTTCCAGTGAAGATGAGTCACCAAGATGGCAAGACTTCCTATGGTTTATTGCTCACAAATTACAAAAATTGA
- a CDS encoding xanthine phosphoribosyltransferase, with translation MHALEQKILAEGIVLSDQVLKVDSFLNHQIDPVLMQLIGQEFARRFKDAGITKIITIEASGIAPAVMAGLELGVPVIFARKYQSLTLKDDLYRSKVFSFTKQTESTIAISNKHINSNDKALVIDDFLANGQAALGLADLIHQANAEVVGIGIVIEKSFQPGRDLLLEKGYRVESLARVKSLDTGVVEFVKE, from the coding sequence GTGCATGCACTCGAACAGAAAATCTTAGCAGAAGGTATCGTTCTCTCTGATCAAGTTCTTAAAGTCGACTCTTTCCTAAACCATCAAATTGATCCAGTGCTTATGCAGCTCATCGGTCAAGAGTTTGCGCGTCGTTTTAAAGATGCAGGCATTACCAAGATCATTACCATTGAAGCTTCAGGCATTGCACCCGCAGTGATGGCTGGACTAGAGCTAGGCGTACCAGTGATTTTCGCACGTAAATATCAATCGCTGACTCTAAAAGATGACTTATATCGTTCTAAAGTTTTTTCTTTTACCAAACAAACTGAAAGCACCATTGCGATTTCCAACAAACATATCAACTCAAATGATAAAGCATTAGTGATTGATGACTTTTTGGCCAATGGTCAAGCAGCACTTGGTCTGGCAGATCTGATTCATCAAGCCAATGCTGAAGTGGTGGGTATTGGTATCGTGATTGAAAAATCATTCCAACCTGGTCGTGATTTATTGCTAGAAAAAGGCTACCGCGTTGAATCTTTGGCACGGGTTAAATCTTTAGATACAGGCGTGGTTGAGTTTGTAAAAGAATAA
- a CDS encoding DUF799 domain-containing protein: protein MKINLGLIAILAVSSLMLGGCASTMVKPERDSSVYRSHMPKSILVLPPINDSPDVKATYSYWPTVTVPVAEAGYYVFPMALVDNMFRENGVTNGADAQSIAPQKLHEIFGADAGLYIRIKDYGSKYQIIQSVATVAVEAKLVDLRTGELLWSGEKKISQSSDDGNSGLLGAMISAVVQQVSSSLNDNAYPIANSVSAVLFSPNPQGAGLLYGPRSPHFQQQAAGNQ from the coding sequence ATGAAGATCAATCTGGGTTTAATTGCAATTTTGGCTGTTTCGAGTCTGATGCTGGGGGGCTGTGCATCGACGATGGTAAAACCGGAAAGAGATTCATCGGTTTATCGGAGTCATATGCCAAAATCGATTTTGGTGCTTCCACCGATTAATGACTCACCTGATGTCAAAGCCACTTATAGTTATTGGCCGACAGTCACAGTTCCTGTGGCAGAGGCGGGCTATTATGTTTTTCCAATGGCTTTGGTCGATAATATGTTCCGTGAAAATGGGGTAACCAATGGGGCAGACGCACAATCCATTGCACCACAAAAACTGCATGAAATTTTTGGTGCAGATGCTGGCTTATATATTCGAATTAAAGATTATGGTTCGAAGTATCAAATTATTCAAAGTGTTGCAACTGTGGCAGTTGAAGCAAAACTGGTTGATTTGAGAACAGGTGAATTACTTTGGTCTGGAGAGAAAAAAATCTCTCAATCAAGTGATGATGGCAACAGTGGTTTACTGGGGGCGATGATTAGTGCCGTAGTTCAGCAGGTGTCGAGTAGCTTAAATGACAATGCGTATCCCATTGCGAATTCAGTGAGTGCGGTCTTATTTAGTCCTAATCCACAGGGTGCGGGGTTGTTATACGGGCCACGTTCTCCACATTTTCAACAGCAGGCAGCGGGTAATCAATAG
- a CDS encoding DUF4810 domain-containing protein, with protein MKNIVAALCVALALVGCTTPSSSLYSWGSYPQQNYLMYSQPEKASPAAQILKLEAEIERAKGKNLAVPPGLYAHLGLMYFQENQPAQAAEYFQLERQVYPESTVMMDRLLKKMNVSAGQAK; from the coding sequence ATGAAAAATATTGTAGCAGCCCTGTGTGTGGCGTTGGCTTTGGTGGGTTGTACAACACCTTCTTCATCGCTCTATAGCTGGGGATCTTATCCTCAGCAAAACTATTTAATGTATAGCCAGCCAGAAAAGGCATCTCCGGCTGCTCAGATTTTAAAGCTTGAGGCTGAAATTGAACGAGCAAAAGGCAAAAATCTGGCAGTGCCACCGGGATTGTATGCGCATCTGGGCTTGATGTATTTTCAAGAAAACCAACCTGCCCAAGCCGCGGAATACTTTCAACTGGAGCGTCAGGTCTATCCTGAGTCGACAGTCATGATGGATCGGTTATTGAAAAAAATGAACGTGTCAGCAGGGCAAGCCAAATGA
- a CDS encoding CsgG/HfaB family protein has protein sequence MNYSSALLCAVAAFSLSACSTTETSKTIQSPQVVAATSAVQYQGPKTPVSIGKFDNRSSYMRGIFSDNVDRLGGQAKTILETHLQQTGYFSVLNRDNLSELQQEAGYTKTTQAIKGARYVITGDVSEFGRKEVGDHQLFGILGRGKQQVAYAKVNLNVVDVRSSEVVHSVQGAGEYSLSAREVLGFGSTASYDSTLNGKVLDLAVREAVNNLVNDIQSKRWSAQ, from the coding sequence ATGAACTACTCTTCTGCTTTACTTTGTGCGGTGGCTGCTTTTTCTTTAAGTGCTTGTTCTACGACAGAAACTTCAAAAACAATTCAGAGTCCGCAAGTGGTTGCAGCAACCTCAGCGGTTCAATATCAAGGTCCGAAAACCCCAGTTTCGATTGGTAAATTTGATAACCGTTCGAGCTATATGCGCGGTATTTTTTCAGACAATGTTGATCGTTTAGGTGGTCAAGCCAAAACCATTTTAGAAACGCATTTGCAGCAAACAGGATATTTCTCTGTACTGAACCGAGATAATTTGTCTGAGTTACAACAAGAAGCGGGTTATACCAAAACCACCCAAGCGATTAAGGGGGCGCGTTATGTGATTACTGGTGATGTTTCAGAATTTGGTCGCAAGGAAGTTGGAGATCATCAGTTATTCGGTATTTTAGGCCGCGGCAAACAACAAGTGGCATATGCCAAAGTGAATTTGAATGTGGTCGATGTGCGTAGCTCAGAAGTGGTGCATTCAGTACAAGGTGCGGGTGAATATAGCTTAAGCGCACGTGAAGTATTGGGCTTTGGTTCAACGGCCTCTTATGATTCAACGCTAAATGGCAAAGTATTAGACTTGGCTGTGCGTGAAGCCGTCAATAATTTGGTCAATGATATTCAAAGCAAGCGCTGGTCTGCTCAATAA
- a CDS encoding OsmC family protein yields the protein MALHQYSLKVQWEGNRGSGTSSYQAYKRDFTVQHPNKTEILGSADPAYLGDVSRWSPEDLMVAAASACHKLWYLHLCAVNKIIVLSYVDQAIGYMEDVDPKKRGHITQIILRPHVELSAESDQPLAAALHEKAHHECMIANSVNFPIICEASFSVTAAK from the coding sequence ATGGCTCTACATCAATACTCACTCAAGGTGCAATGGGAAGGGAATCGGGGTTCTGGAACTTCGTCTTATCAGGCGTATAAACGTGATTTTACAGTTCAGCATCCCAATAAAACCGAGATTCTCGGGTCTGCTGACCCCGCTTATTTGGGGGACGTCTCACGTTGGAGTCCAGAGGATTTGATGGTGGCCGCAGCTTCAGCCTGTCATAAGCTTTGGTATTTACATTTATGTGCAGTCAATAAAATCATTGTACTGAGTTATGTTGATCAAGCGATTGGATATATGGAGGATGTTGACCCCAAAAAAAGAGGCCATATCACTCAAATTATTTTAAGACCGCACGTCGAGTTGAGTGCTGAAAGTGATCAGCCCTTGGCAGCAGCTTTACATGAAAAAGCACATCATGAATGTATGATTGCCAACTCCGTTAATTTTCCGATTATTTGTGAAGCAAGCTTTAGCGTGACAGCAGCAAAATAA
- the wrbA gene encoding NAD(P)H:quinone oxidoreductase has protein sequence MAAYILVLYYSKYGSVKQMAELIASGVESTGMAVKIRTVPNITTVVKEAAASIPEEGDLYCSLEDLANCAGLALGSPTRFGNMASEMKYFWDQTTSLWLNGALHDKPACVFTASGSMHGGQESTLLSMLPPLFHHGMMIMGLSNQHAALSNTKTGGTPYGASHVSGPRHEQMLSPDEKLLCEAQGKRLADIALKLKSV, from the coding sequence ATGGCAGCTTACATTTTAGTTTTGTATTACAGCAAATATGGTTCAGTCAAACAAATGGCAGAATTGATTGCAAGTGGCGTGGAGTCAACAGGCATGGCGGTGAAAATACGCACCGTGCCCAACATCACCACTGTGGTCAAAGAAGCAGCAGCAAGCATTCCGGAAGAAGGAGACCTGTACTGTAGTTTAGAAGACTTAGCCAATTGTGCAGGGCTGGCGCTTGGGTCTCCAACACGCTTTGGCAATATGGCCAGTGAGATGAAATATTTTTGGGATCAAACCACTAGCCTTTGGCTAAATGGCGCTTTGCATGATAAGCCAGCCTGCGTATTTACTGCTTCTGGTTCAATGCATGGTGGGCAAGAAAGTACCTTGTTGAGTATGCTGCCACCTTTGTTTCATCATGGCATGATGATCATGGGGCTAAGTAATCAACACGCGGCATTGTCTAACACCAAAACTGGTGGAACCCCTTATGGTGCAAGTCATGTCAGTGGCCCACGTCATGAACAAATGCTTAGTCCAGATGAAAAACTATTGTGTGAAGCACAAGGCAAGCGCTTAGCAGACATAGCATTGAAGCTAAAGTCCGTTTAA
- a CDS encoding YihY family inner membrane protein: protein MLEKYLRKLPFYDKTWFQFILFVLKRFETDRCREQASSLTYTTLFAVVPMLTVFLVIISSIKALEPARQQLQQLIYSNFLPKTTIAFDKALNAFTSKSSNLTVIGILFLFVTTVLMLTSIETAFNRIWRVRETRGGLIGFMRYWTIISLGPILLGSAFAISSAVASMNIINSNFGGYFGGYEVDGAFLFGAISFLLTILGFFILYWTIPNRSVPAKAALIAGLFSATIFDLLKNLFGYVMSNFTSYEIIYGAFAAVPIFLLWIYLSWNIILLGVEISYALTAFSSGKDKTRHPVIVLLDLLQLFYRKQKNGESVSDLETLEVLGREEVGRWPHYAEILQKQNFIKCTDDNKFVLVRNLSEVDFWTFYKSLPYPLPRREDVANVHSDDFWMQKIGPALIDSDDYLAAKLAVPLSTIFEEK from the coding sequence ATGCTAGAAAAATACTTAAGAAAACTTCCGTTTTATGACAAAACATGGTTTCAATTTATTTTATTTGTATTGAAGCGCTTTGAAACGGACCGTTGTCGTGAGCAAGCCAGTTCACTCACCTATACCACGCTATTTGCTGTGGTGCCGATGCTGACCGTTTTTCTGGTGATTATCTCCTCGATTAAAGCACTAGAGCCGGCACGCCAACAATTACAACAACTGATTTATAGTAACTTTCTCCCTAAAACCACAATTGCATTCGATAAGGCGCTCAATGCCTTTACGTCAAAATCCAGTAACCTCACGGTGATTGGTATTTTATTTCTCTTTGTGACCACCGTGCTCATGCTGACCAGTATCGAAACCGCATTCAATCGGATTTGGCGCGTCCGTGAAACCCGCGGTGGCCTTATTGGCTTTATGCGCTATTGGACCATTATTTCACTTGGTCCGATTTTACTGGGTAGTGCCTTTGCCATTTCATCAGCCGTCGCATCAATGAATATCATTAATAGTAATTTTGGTGGCTATTTCGGTGGTTATGAAGTGGATGGTGCCTTTCTATTTGGCGCAATCTCATTTTTATTGACGATTTTAGGCTTCTTTATTTTGTACTGGACCATTCCCAATCGAAGTGTCCCAGCCAAAGCAGCACTAATTGCTGGTTTATTTAGTGCCACTATTTTTGACTTACTTAAAAATCTATTCGGCTATGTGATGTCGAACTTCACCAGCTATGAAATTATTTATGGTGCCTTTGCTGCCGTTCCAATTTTTCTACTGTGGATTTACTTGTCATGGAATATTATCTTACTCGGTGTCGAAATTAGCTATGCACTGACCGCCTTTAGCTCGGGCAAAGATAAAACCCGTCATCCAGTGATTGTGCTCCTCGATTTACTGCAACTGTTTTATCGCAAACAGAAGAATGGTGAAAGCGTATCCGACCTTGAAACCCTTGAAGTCCTTGGTCGTGAAGAGGTTGGTCGCTGGCCGCATTATGCTGAAATATTGCAAAAGCAAAACTTTATTAAATGTACCGATGACAATAAATTTGTCTTGGTGCGTAATTTGTCTGAAGTTGATTTCTGGACTTTTTACAAATCATTGCCTTATCCACTACCACGCCGTGAAGATGTCGCCAATGTTCACAGTGATGACTTCTGGATGCAAAAAATCGGTCCTGCCCTCATCGACAGTGATGACTATTTAGCCGCAAAATTAGCAGTGCCGTTATCGACTATTTTTGAAGAAAAGTAA